One Lytechinus variegatus isolate NC3 chromosome 14, Lvar_3.0, whole genome shotgun sequence genomic region harbors:
- the LOC121428072 gene encoding mucin-4-like: MDSTIVKSTKEATMKPSSDKPTSDVIPTSPEATKEHQHPKVSETEPVWEDTTSSKMSTSLSEINTLFGSEEHTLSFTDIMDMATLLLTATEGNTATLFSAIAKQTTLPNDRDTTVNRVTQFTDNTVTRTMLSHITPDGLSTTAQLLEEPPGISISSDLTSPETLTGSNKSERYSTSLTERMASAMETTSEDIHSPTTRFDLLTSAKTTLAETSSALAFTSSISKSTFTSKSKEDITLIETGQTALVGDRSTNSSNLVSSTSIIKTTAEPTEATTVETVMTLAYETETQTIRDDISPDATSSESFTHHSIPTFQYNRGADNALPWWMHLIIVCVETTLVLACVAFIWYRKRKATNKIQRSLDTESGTMSSANSGSEKGNDASVTIGDD; the protein is encoded by the exons ATGGATTCCACCATCGTGAAGTCTACGAAAGAAGCTACAATGAAGCCATCATCTGACAAACCTACATCCGATGTGATACCGACCTCACCGGAAGCTACGAAGGAGCATCAGCATCCAAAAGTTTCAGAGACAGAACCGGTTTGGGAGGACACTACAAGTTCAAAGATGTCTACTAGTCTCAGTGAAATAAACACTCTGTTCGGATCAGAAGAACATACACTTTCATTCACAGATATCATGGATATGGCGACTTTGTTATTAACAGCAACTGAAGGAAACACCGCAACTTTGTTTTCTGCGATAGCAAAACAAACCACGCTTCCAAACGATCGTGATACAACCGTGAATCGTGTCACACAGTTTACTGATAATACTGTTACAAGAACTATGTTATCACATATAACACCAGACGGGCTATCTACAACAGCTCAACTTTTAGAAGAACCTCCTGGAATATCGATATCTTCTGATCTCACCAGCCCCGAAACTTTGACGGGAAGCAATAAATCAGAGAGATATTCCACTTCCTTGACGGAGCGGATGGCATCCGCAATGGAAACAACGTCGGAAGATATCCATTCGCCTACAACCCGATTTGATCTCTTGACATCAGCAAAGACAACGTTGGCAGAGACGTCCAGCGCTTTGGCATTTACATCCTCGATATCTAAAAGTACGTTCACATCTAAATCTAAAGAGGATATTACTCTAATAGAAACGGGACAAACTGCTTTAGTTGGTGATCGAAGCACGAACTCTTCTAATCTTGTATCCTCTACGTCGATTATCAAAACAACTGCTGAACCAACGGAGGCGACGACCGTTGAGACAGTGATGACATTGGCATATGAAACAGAAACACAAACGATACGAGATGACATTTCACCCGATGCCACTAGCAGTGAGAGTTTTACCCACCACTCCATCCCTACTTTCCAGTACAATAGAG GAGCTGACAATGCCTTACCATGGTGGATGCATCTCATTATCGTATGTGTCGAAACAACTCTTGTTCTAGCTTGCGTTGCTTTTATATGGTACAGGAAGAGGAAGGCTACCAATAAGATCCAGCGCTCCCTTGATACCGAAAGTGGCACCATG TCTTCAGCAAATTCAGGTTCGGAAAAGGGAAACGACGCGTCTGTGACAATTGGCGATGATTGA
- the LOC121427892 gene encoding mucin-2-like, which produces MLLLFFPDVRTTSNTNGITSVKTTEAQDPSSDVLSTHQKITTNTIATQKPTTDITATRLLSTSYITAAQKATTQQSTTDIRTYEEIYRTYITRTHEPSTDIPTTRMPTADISTKQKSTKNAITEEIPTTYIPATYKPTPYILTTDKMTITDTATTQEPITEIPTTNKLPAIDISTRHSSTPYILTTEQSPTSGISTTLTLPTDLPFTEQIATSDVTTKNTRETSEPMPTTDIPTTEESTTEIPTPDIRTTQKPTSYISTTELIPTTTDILSPKESTTYIPTTEPMSTTDIATKQESTDILTTEQVATTTYILTTEKLSTNVPTSELMPTTENVPTTTDILTTEKSTKNIPTSELIHTTDNPTTNQVPTTTIPLMTHKPTSYISSTELVPTTTHILTTEKSTPYVSTAEQIPTTDVISTEEPTTGNELMPTTDIHTTQRAATGISTSELLHTSDIPTTQESTDVPTTEQVPTTNIRTTQEPTPYIFTIEQIPTSDIHLTVESTTGIPITELMPITDIHTTQEATTEFPNTKQAPTKDTQTTQETIYISNTGQVPTTDILTTVESTTDIPTRDQMSTTYIPATQRAATDILTTEPMSTTDIRATQEPTSYISTTERIPSTDFPTTGESAANVLTTELMSTTDIPTTEQVPTTNIQRSTYISTTEQVFTTNIPTTHEPTPYISTTEQTPTTKIVSTEESTNILSTEQMHITDIPITQRKTTDIPSTERVPTTDLPTKHEPTPYISTTEQIPTTKLVSKEESKTNIHTTQQGTTDNPIILTTEQMPKTDIPTTQRVSTDIFTTELMTTTDIPIIEESTTNIRTTGQITTTDIPITQRATTNIHLTERVPTTDLPTTYEPTPFISTTGQLPTTKIVSTEESTTNIPTTEQIPIIGIPTAQRVTAFIQTTENFLTTDIPTTWGSTTGIFTTKEIPVTSIPTVEKITTKTPITDQMPTTDIPATKKVSTDISSEEQIPTTDNIPLTHRATADIKTLEKFSTTDIPTTRESTTDISTTKQIPTTQQGPTYIPIAEKISTTDIPTTQESTTDILTTDQMPTTDLPTVQKSTTDISTTKVMPTTYSITTRKEKADIPSTGQIFRTDIPSTQKSTTYIVAKTQMPTAKVTITAQVTEYIPITEQSTTNIIPTSQKARTDMPTIEQIITTDIPVTQKSTSYIPTTGKIPNTDIDTIETPATDNPTTKHITAKHTPTTNIPTSRQKFITKFTTPETSTKVITKERMLSTDTSFTSKQRPTPDTLTTEHIPTTYGATTQIPTTDTLTTKHIPTTYGATTQIPTTDTLTTEHIPTTYGATTQIPTTDTLTTEHIPTTYGATTQIPTTDTLTTEHIPTTYGATTQISTNDTLTTEHIPTTYDGATTQIPTTDTLTTNHIPTTYGATTQIPTTDTLTTEHIPTTYGATTQIPTTDTLTTEHIPTTYGATTQIPTTDTLTTKHVPTNYGATTQIPTTDTLTTKHIPTTYGATTQIPTTDTLTTKHIPTTYGATTQISTTDTLPTNQKSTSYGATTQIPTTDTLTTEHMPTTYGATTQIPTTDTLTTKHMPTTYGATTQIPTTDTLTTKHIPTTYGATTQISTTDTLPTNQKSTSYGATTQIPTTDTLTTEHIPTTYGATTQISTTDTLPTNQKSTTYGATTQIPTTDTLTTEHMPTTYSATTQIPTTDTLTTKHMPTTYGATTQIPTTDTLTTKHMPTTYGATTQIPTTDTLTTKHIPTTYRATTQISTTDTLPTNQKSTSYGATTQIPTTDTLTTEHIPTTYGATTQIPTTDTLTTKQIPTTYGATTQIPTTDTLTTEHIPTTYGATTQIPTTDTFTTENIPTTYGATTQIPTTDTLTTEHIPTTYGATTQIPTTDTLTTKHMPTTYGATTQIPTTDTLTTEHIPTTYGATTQIPTTDTLTTEHMYSSGITSPETLATKILTTGQMVVTNKAATTRQDSTPVIPTTMTSAHTPTSDSITEKTSTAEIINADITSTPHTNFLISEEMHITGITTVQQAKTDSVTPQHRLSTREQTSFNPYSNTLSQGETISFSTTHDKTSNINTHPIITRSSASYQANPSQTTEEPPGRINDTLLIILGTVGGVVLLLSSVTCCLCCLWMAILRSRRGRRRAHSAIGDNIDHSSSSQSTIYNPYFISRDPSEQTTITTLPESNISRHCIRPEVTDPDIDLIVDLPIYEDAAVVILFCDTSKDYVGYGPVAVYCSGGSWIPDPSQRECKAPCDAPEVPSGVIHYDDDTAGKTKEVYPHDTAIQFACEDAEGTSLYHPKGLEKSICMDGSWDFEQPPICAGT; this is translated from the exons atgttattgttatttttccCAGATGTTAGAACTACATCAAACACCAATGGAATTACATCAGTCAAAACAACAGAAGCTCAGGATCCATCATCAGACGTCCTTAGTACACATCAAAAGATCACAACTAATACCATTGCGACACAGAAACCAACAACAGACATCACTGCTACAAGGCTACTTTCTACAAGTTATATCACTGCAGCACAGAAGGCAACAACACAACAATCAACAACAGACATTCGTACTTACGAAGAAATATATCGAACCTATATTACTAGAACGCATGAACCTTCAACAGACATACCAACTACGCGAATGCCCACTGCCGATATTTCTACAAAGCAGAAATCAACAAAAAACGCCATTACAGAGGAAATTCCCACAACTTACATTCCTGCCACATACAAACCAACTCCATACATCCTCACTACGGATAAAATGACCATAACCGACACAGCTACAACACAGGAACCAATAACAGAAATTCCCACTACGAATAAATTACCCGCGATTGATATTTCTACAAGACATTCATCAACACCATACATTCTTACAACCGAGCAAAGTCCCACGTCAGGTATCAGCACAACACTGACATTACCGACAGACCTTCCTTTTACAGAACAAATAGCCACATCCGATGTAACTACAAAGAATACGCGTGAAACATCAGAGCCAATGCCCACAACTGATATTCCTACAACAGAAGAATCAACCACAGAAATTCCCACACCCGATATCCGAACAACACAGAAACCAACATCATATATATCCACTACAGAGCTAATTCCCACAACTACTGATATCCTTTCACCTAAGGAATCAACAACATATATTCCCACAACAGAGCCTATGTCCACAACTGACATCGCTACAAAGCAGGAATCAACCGACATTCTCACTACAGAGCAAGTTGCCACAACCACTTATATCCTTACAACAGAGAAGTTATCAACAAATGTTCCAACCTCGGAACTAATGCCTACTACAGAGAACGTTCCTACAACCACTGATATCCTTACAACAGAGAAATcgacaaaaaatattccaaccTCAGAGCTAATACACACAACAGATAATCCTACTACAAACCAAGTTCCCACAACCACTATTCCTTTAATGACACACAAACCAACATCATATATTTCCTCTACAGAGCTAGTGCCCACAACCACTCATATTCTTACAACAGAAAAATCAACTCCTTATGTATCCACCGCAGAGCAAATTCCTACTACTGATGTCATTTCAACAGAGGAACCAACAACGGGTAATGAGCTAATGCCTACAACCGATATTCATACAACACAGAGAGCAGCAACAGGCATTTCCACTTCTGAGCTTTTGCACACATCTGACATCCCTACAACGCAGGAATCAACAGATGTTCCCACCACAGAGCAAGTTCCCACAACCAATATCCGCACAACACAGGAACCAACACCTTATATATTCACTATAGAGCAAATTCCTACCTCTGATATCCATTTAACAGTTGAATCTACAACAGGTATACCCATAACTGAGCTAATGCCCATAACTGATATTCATACAACACAGGAAGCAACAACAGAATTTCCCAATACAAAGCAAGCCCCCACAAAAGATACCCAAACAACACAGGAAACAATTTATATATCCAATACAGGGCAAGTTCCCACCACTGATATCCTCACAACAGTGGAATCAACAACAGATATTCCCACTCGAGACCAAATGTCCACAACTTATATTCCTGCAACACAGAGAGCAGCAACAGATATCCTTACTACAGAGCCAATGTCCACAACTGATATCCGAGCAACGCAGGAACCAACATCATATATATCCACTACAGAGCGAATTCCTTCCACTGATTTCCCTACAACAGGGGAATCAGCAGCAAATGTTCTCACGACAGAGCTGATGTCCACAACTGATATTCCTACTACAGAGCAAGTTCCCACAACCAATATCCAGCGATCAACATATATTTCCACTACAGAGCAAGTTTTCACAACCAATATCCCAACAACACATGAACCAACACCTTATATATCCACCACAGAACAAACTCCTACCACCAAAATAGTTTCAACAGAGGAATCAACAAATATTCTCTCTACAGAGCAAATGCACATAACCGATATTCCTATAACACAAAGAAAAACAACAGATATTCCCTCAACAGAACGAGTTCCCACAACCGATCTACCTACAAAACATGAACCAACACCTTATATATCCACCACAGAACAAATTCCTACCACCAAATTGGTTTCTaaagaggaatccaaaacaaaCATCCATACAACACAGCAAGGAACGACAGATAATCCCATTATTCTCACTACAGAGCAAATGCCCAAAACCGATATTCCTACAACACAAAGAGTATCAACAGATATTTTCACTACAGAGCTAATGACCACAACTGATATTCCTATAATAGAGGAATCAACAACAAATATTCGCACTACAGGGCAAATAACAACAACTGATATTCCTATAACACAACGAGCAACAACGAATATTCATTTAACAGAACGAGTTCCCACAACCGATCTACCTACGACATATGAACCAACACCTTTTATATCCACCACAGGACAACTTCCTACCACCAAAATAGTTTCAACAGAGGAATCAACAACAAATATTCCCACTACAGAGCAAATACCCATAATTGGTATTCCTACAGCACAGAGAGTAACGGCATTTATTCAAACTACAGAGAACTTTCTCACTACTGATATACCTACAACATGGGGTTCAACAACAGGCATTTTCACTACGAAAGAAATACCAGTAACCAGTATCCCTACAGTAGAGAAAATAACGACAAAAACTCCCATTACGGACCAGATGCCCACAACTGATATCCCAGCAACAAAGAAAGTATCTACAGATATTTCATCTGAAGAGCAAATTCCCACAACTGATAATATTCCTTTAACACACAGGGCAACGGCAGATATCAAAACTTTAGAGAAATTTTCCACTACTGATATACCTACAACACGTGAATCAACAACAGATATTTCCACTACAAAACAAATCCCTACAACACAGCAAGGACCGACATATATTCCCATTGCAGAGAAAATATCCACAACTGATATTCCAACAACACAGGAGTCAACAACAGATATTCTCACTACAGACCAAATGCCTACAACTGATCTCCCTACAGTACAGAAATCAACAACAGATATTTCAACTACAAAAGTAATGCCAACTACTTATTCCATTACAACACGGAAAGAGAAGGCAGATATTCCAAGTACAGGGCAAATTTTTAGAACTGATATTCCTTCAACACAAAAATCAACAACATATATCGTCGCTAAAACTCAAATGCCCACAGCTAAAGTAACTATAACCGCGCAAGTAACGGAATACATTCCCATTACAGAGCAAAGTACCACAAATATTATTCCTACATCACAGAAAGCTCGCACAGATATGCCCACTATAGAGCAAATCATTACAACTGATATACCTGTAACACAGAAATCAACATCTTATATTCCTACCACTGGGAAAATACCTAATACCGATATCGATACGATAGAGACACCAGCAACAGACAACCCAACTACAAAGCATATCACTGCAAAACATACACCTACAACAAACATCCCCACTTCACGACAGAAGTTCATTACAAAATTTACCACACCAGAAACATCAACAAAAGTCATTACTAAAGAACGAATGTTAAGTACCGAtacaagttttacttcaaaacagAGACCAACGCCAGACACCCTTACCACAGAGCACATACCTACTACCTATGGTGCTACAACACAAATCCCTACAACCGACACCCTCACCACAAAGCACATACCTACTACCTATGGTGCTACAACACAAATCCCTACAACCGACACCCTTACCACAGAGCACATACCTACTACCTATGGTGCTACAACACAAATCCCTACAACCGACACCCTTACCACAGAGCACATACCTACTACCTATGGTGCTACAACACAAATCCCTACAACCGACACCCTTACGACAGAGCACATACCTACTACCTATGGTGCTACAACACAAATCTCGACAAACGACACCCTTACGACAGAGCACATACCTACTACCTATGATGGTGCTACAACACAAATCCCTACAACCGACACCCTTACCACAAATCACATACCTACTACCTATGGTGCTACAACACAAATCCCTACAACCGACACCCTTACCACAGAGCACATACCTACTACCTATGGTGCTACAACTCAAATCCCTACAACCGACACCCTTACCACAGAGCACATACCTACTACCTATGGTGCTACAACACAAATCCCTACAACCGACACCCTTACCACAAAGCACGTGCCTACTAACTATGGTGCTACAACACAAATCCCTACAACCGACACCCTCACCACAAAGCACATACCTACTACCTATGGTGCTACAACACAAATCCCTACAACCGACACCCTTACCACAAAGCACATACCTACTACCTATGGTGCTACAACGCAAATCTCGACAACCGACACTCTCCCCACAAATCAAAAGTCTACTTCCTATGGTGCTACAACACAAATCCCTACAACCGACACCCTTACCACAGAGCACATGCCTACTACCTATGGTGCTACAACACAAATCCCTACAACCGACACCCTTACCACAAAGCACATGCCTACTACCTATGGTGCTACAACACAAATCCCTACAACCGACACCCTTACCACAAAGCACATACCCACTACCTATGGTGCTACAACGCAAATCTCGACAACCGACACTCTCCCCACAAATCAAAAGTCTACTTCCTATGGTGCTACAACACAAATCCCTACAACCGACACCCTTACCACAGAGCACATACCTACTACCTATGGTGCTACAACGCAAATCTCGACAACCGACACTCTCCCCACAAATCAAAAGTCTACTACCTATGGTGCTACAACACAAATCCCTACAACCGACACCCTTACCACAGAGCACATGCCTACTACCTATAGTGCTACAACACAAATCCCTACAACCGACACCCTTACCACAAAGCACATGCCTACTACCTATGGTGCTACAACACAAATCCCTACAACCGACACCCTTACCACAAAGCACATGCCTACTACCTATGGTGCTACAACACAAATCCCTACAACCGACACCCTTACCACAAAGCACATACCCACTACCTATCGTGCTACAACGCAAATCTCGACAACCGACACTCTCCCCACAAATCAAAAGTCTACTTCCTATGGTGCTACAACACAAATCCCTACAACCGACACCCTTACCACAGAGCACATACCTACTACCTATGGTGCTACAACACAAATCCCTACAACCGACACCCTTACCACAAAGCAAATACCTACTACCTATGGTGCTACAACACAAATCCCTACAACCGACACCCTTACCACAGAGCACATACCTACTACCTATGGTGCTACAACACAAATCCCTACAACCGACACCTTTACCACAGAGAACATACCTACTACCTATGGTGCTACAACACAAATCCCTACAACCGACACCCTTACCACAGAGCACATACCTACTACCTATGGTGCTACAACACAAATCCCTACAACCGACACCCTTACCACAAAGCACATGCCTACTACCTATGGTGCTACAACACAAATCCCTACAACCGACACCCTTACCACAGAGCACATACCTACTACCTATGGTGCTACAACTCAAATCCCTACAACCGACACCCTTACCACAGAGCATATGTACTCGTCCGGTATCACTTCGCCAGAAACATTAGCAACAAAAATCCTTACCACAGGACAAATGGTCGTCACCAATAAAGCTGCAACTACAAGACAAGACTCAACACCAGTCATACCTACCACCATGACTTCAGCACACACACCAACAAGTGATAGCATTACAGAAAAGACCTCAACAGCAGAAATCATTAATGCCGATATCACTTCAACACCACATACAAATTTCCTTATTTCAGAAGAAATGCACATTACAGGCATTACTACGGTACAGCAAGCAAAAACCGATTCTGTCACGCCACAACACAGGTTATCAACCCGAGAACAAACATCTTTCAACCCTTATAGCAATACCCTTTCACAAGGTGAGACAATATCTTTCTCTACAACACACGACAAGACCAGCAATATAAACACCCATCCTATCATCACCAGATCATCTGCATCTTATCAAGCAAACCCTTCGCAGACAACTGAAGAGCCTCCTGGGAGGATAAATG ATACACTTCTCATCATCTTAGGAACAGTCGGTGGTGTTGTCCTTCTTCTTAGTTCGGTGACATGTTGCCTGTGCTGCCTTTGGATGGCTATACTTCGCTCCAGACGTGGTCGCAGGAGAGCACATTCGGCAATTGGTGATAATATA GATCACTCTTCAAGTAGCCAATCAACCATCTACAATCCGTATTTTATTTCAAGGGATCCATCAGAGCAGACAACCATTACTACATTACCAGAAAGCAATATTTCTAGAC ATTGCATCAGACCAGAGGTGACTGACCCAGACATTGATCTCATTGTCGACCTACCGATATATGAAGATGCTGCAGTGGTCATACTATTCTGTGACACCAGTAAGGATTACGTTGGATATGGGCCTGTCGCTGTATACTGTTCTGGTGGTTCCTGGATACCAGATCCTTCCCAAAGAGAATGCAAAG CTCCGTGCGATGCGCCGGAAGTGCCTTCTGGCGTAAtccattatgatgatgatacgGCAGGCAAGACAAAGGAAGTATATCCTCATGATACGGCTATTCAGTTTGCCTGCGAAGACGCAGAAGGAACTAGTCTTTATCATCCAAAAGGACTTGAGAAAAGTATCTGCATGGATGGCAGCTGGGACTTCGAACAACCGCCAATATGTGCAGGTACATAA
- the LOC121427779 gene encoding mucin-5AC-like: MVTDFEETTENKESIITTRRDLGADETTTVNLLSTEYSSLPFTIGYHTDEAFQTDSARTVTKNQVTVDTDDMTSTIKMSDNTATTVQDSFTSDEHSTSELSIFSRTASTEGAVFETETFASRSSEKLGTSQISDKITGNDFPFSSTATPINMITDETTTLRTITSTEYSSDALSSGTVSTLNPLTDKATTKLQDVSTWKSTEGVFQTEEDFSSQALTINDDSTTDSSTSKPINDLTTLMITTTADDMHPTTRKSFSEEYVTSDMTVSIKTSEPSSTDHSFSDFGTTETDQTVGEYTTTGSSALITSPTFALTMETTIGHTPSESSTTTSITDSPSVPTLTYAETIYTTPITSGAVKSTTFLETRGLLTDGLSSDYTESLETSSGIHVTGNAFTETTYQRVATDESTTYSEGASLEITSISVHTTQTEDAHVSTITTEATEQNPTTHTRTKEPCESCNQETETCVDGRCECRPSTYRTHVNYQCSGTRSFTFTFRIFLIDNDQALYTDDLRDKQSSAFQLLQTDLVKSINSVFEGMTSFLGSEVFSFQSGSIIVTSLVYFEQNSPVTNDSLSNHINNVMESNRFIINNNSSYTLDASSIVVEPTNECFLGIDDCSQFATCSDMNEDGFNCTCIEGYTSTSITPGLLCTIEVTTPTTPTTTEEAKSNQPTIATWILIAVSAAGGAIIIILLVSLFCVIRKTSRRKITHPEDTMVVPKDKKEKLEAYRGYYTSFNESIDESTADSVEDTAL; the protein is encoded by the exons ATGGTTACTGATTTCGAAGAAACTACCGAAAATAAAGAATCGATAATCACAACTAGGAGAGATCTTGGTGCAGACGAAACGACAACGGTGAATCTACTTAGTACAGAATACTCATCCCTACCGTTTACTATCGGTTATCATACGGATGAAGCCTTTCAAACCGATTCAGCCAGGACGGTAACAAAGAACCAGGTAACTGTTGATACCGATGATATGACGTCCACTATAAAAATGAGTGATAATACTGCCACAACTGTTCAAGATAGTTTTACTTCAGACGAACACTCAACATCAGAATTATCCATTTTTTCAAGGACAGCATCAACAGAGGGGGCTGTTTTTGAAACTGAAACATTTGCGAGCAGGTCTTCTGAAAAACTTGGGACCAGTCAAATCAGTGATAAAATAACAGGTAATGATTTTCCATTTTCGAGTACCGCAACTccaataaacatgataacaGATGAAACGACAACCTTAAGGACTATAACTTCAACAGAATACAGTTCTGATGCATTATCCTCTGGGACAGTTTCCACGCTAAATCCTCTCACAGATAAAGCAACGACTAAACTACAAGACGTATCTACCTGGAAGAGCACTGAAGGGGTATTTCAAACAGAAGAGGATTTTTCCTCGCAGGCCTTGACCATAAATGATGACAGTACGACAGATTCATCAACATCAAAGCCAATAAATGATCTTACGACCCTCATGATAACAACAACTGCAGACGATATGCATCCAACGACCAGAAAGTCATTTTCAGAAGAATACGTGACGTCAGATATGACTGTCTCAATAAAAACATCGGAACCATCAAGCACCGACCATTCGTTTTCAGATTTTGGCACCACCGAGACAGACCAGACAGTAGGCGAGTACACTACAACAGGATCCTCAGCCCTTATAACTTCCCCTACATTTGCTTTAACGATGGAAACTACGATAGGGCATACCCCGTCAGAGTCTTCCACTACAACATCTATTACTGATTCCCCATCTGTTCCAACGCTAACCTACGCAGAGACGATATACACAACGCCTATAACCAGTGGCGCCGTGAAATCTACGACGTTTCTGGAAACTCGTGGTCTCTTAACAGATGGTCTTTCCAGTGATTATACCGAATCATTGGAAACATCGTCTGGTATACATGTGACAGGAAATGCCTTTACAGAAACTACATATCAAAGAGTGGCGACTGACGAGTCTACCACCTACTCGGAAGGAGCGTCCCTTGAGATTACGAGTATATCAGTTCACACAACCCAAACCGAAGATGCTCATGTGTCAACAATCACAACTGAAGCAACGGAACAGAATCCTACCACTCACACGCGTACCAAGG AGCCATGTGAGAGCTGTAATCAAGAAACGGAGACCTGCGTAGACGGACGATGTGAATGCCGACCTAGTACCTACCGAACGCACGTCAACTATCAATGTTCAG GTACAAGATCATTCACCTTTACGTTCAGAATATTTTTAATCGATAATGATCAAGCTCTTTACACCGACGACCTTCGCGATAAACAGAGTTCAGCCTTTCAACTTCTTCAAACAGATCTTGTCAAGTCG ATAAATTCCGTGTTTGAGGGGATGACGAGCTTTCTTGGATCAGAAGTATTCTCTTTCCAGTCTGGAAGCATCATCGTTACATCTCTGGTTTACTTTGAACAAAACTCGCCCGTCACCAATGATAGTCTGTCGAATCATATTAATAATGTCATGGAATCCAATAGATTCATAATCAACAATAACTCCTCGTATACGCTAGACGCAAGTTCCATTGTTGTTGAAC cAACGAACGAATGCTTTTTAGGAATAGATGATTGTTCTCAGTTTGCGACATGTTCTGATATGAACGAGGATGGCTTTAATTGCACGTGTATTGAAGGCTATACTTCAACGTCTATCACACCTGGTTTGCTGTGTACGATAG aAGTAACAACTCCTACAACTCCAACGACTACCGAAGAGGCCAAGAGTAACCAACCAACTATAG CAACATGGATTTTGATAGCAGTTTCGGCCGCTGGTGGcgctatcattatcattctgctAGTGTCACTTTTCTGTGTAATCAGGAAAACAAGCAGAAGAAAGATAACACACCCAGAAGATACGATGGTTGTACCAaaagataaaaaggaaaag TTGGAGGCCTATCGCGGCTACTACACGTCTTTTAACGAATCAATTGACGAGTCAACAGCAGATTCTGTCGAGGATACAGCATTATGA